The Acidimicrobiales bacterium genome includes the window GGTGCTGGCCGGTATCGGAACCGTCAGCGTGGGAGGGAGCCCCAGCTCGTTGGTGGACCCTGCTTTCAAGGCCCACCCAGGGCACTCAGGACCTACATCTTCAGTGATCGCCTTCCTACAGACTCAGGTGATCCTCAACAACCAACGAGATTGAGCCCCTTCAACAGACCTGGTCGCCCTGCGTCACCCGTTTTTGTCGTACTTCGGGACGTCTGAACCTGGCTAAACACCGGACCCAAGTAGACGTGAAGCGCTCAGTGGCGATGCTCAGCGGCCAGGTGGGAGTGGCCCCGGCCAAGTGCCTGGCCGACGCGGCCCTCGAGCCCGGGAAAGGGACGGCGGTAGGCGCAGGCGTCACAGTTCATGCGCACCTGGCCGCCCATTGCCTCTTCGAACCGGGCCAGCGTGAGCTCTGCGACGACAGGGTCAGGGCCGAACCACCCGGCCTCGGTCACGCCCAATCCGGTGCGTTGGCGTAGGGCGGCCACGTCGCTCGCGATGCGGTCGAGGAGCACTCCGGTGGCCAGGAACCAAGTGAAGACGGTGAGTGGCCCGTCGGCCAGTCGGGTGAGCTGGTCGAGCGACTCGGGCACGGTGGGCCACGTCACGCCCGAGAATCCGGCGACGACCACCGGCGCACCCGTCGACTCGGCCACGAGCCGGGCCGCCTTGCAAACCTCGGCGTTGGCGTCGGGATCCGATGTGCCCCGGCCGATGACCGCAAGCGGTCGTGCGGCACCCCCCACGGCGGCGACCCGCTTGGCTGCCAGCGACACGAGGGCGTGGTCGACCCCGAAGGGACGGCCGTAGGTGACCTCGACGTCCGGGTGGCGCAGACGTGCCTCTAGGACCAGGGCGGGCACATCGGACTTGCTGTGGCCGGCAGCGTGGAGCATGAGCGGGACGACGCCGATGCGATCACAGCCGCGGCCGACGAGCCGATCGAGAGCGCGGCCGGCCGGAGGATCGCACAGCTCGAGGTACCCGAGCTCGACCGGCAGGGAGGGCTGCCGAGCCATCACCTCATTGGCAAGCGCCTGCATCTCGCCCTGGCCGGCCGGCGATCGCGACCCGTGGGCCACCAGAAGAAGGCCGTCAGACATGGACGGCCTCCCCGGCGGCGGTGCGGACGGCGTCCGGCCTGGCCTCACGTCGGACGAGGAGCCAGCCGAGCGTCAGGCCCGTCACCGTCCAGAACACGAGAGCTCCGCCGAGGGAGGCGACGCGGAAGCTCCAGACCAGCTGCGCCGGTGCAGTATTGGGGTCGGGGGTGGGAGGGAGCCCGACGATGGCCACGCCGATCATCGCCGCATAGGCCGACGCGACCAGGCCGGCGCGGCGCGGTTCGTGCACTCCACGGGCAGCGAGGGTGCGCCATAACCGCCACGCTGACCAGCTGGCGACCACCGAACACGCGAGGAGGATCAGGTACAGGGCGGTGCGACGCCCGACGCTGACGCCGTCCCCGACAGAGGGCGGGTTGGCCGGGTACTTGACCGCCGGCACCAGGGCGAGGGTGACGAAGCCGGTCAGAGCCAGGACCACTGCGCGGCGCCAGTCGTCC containing:
- a CDS encoding sirohydrochlorin chelatase; amino-acid sequence: MSDGLLLVAHGSRSPAGQGEMQALANEVMARQPSLPVELGYLELCDPPAGRALDRLVGRGCDRIGVVPLMLHAAGHSKSDVPALVLEARLRHPDVEVTYGRPFGVDHALVSLAAKRVAAVGGAARPLAVIGRGTSDPDANAEVCKAARLVAESTGAPVVVAGFSGVTWPTVPESLDQLTRLADGPLTVFTWFLATGVLLDRIASDVAALRQRTGLGVTEAGWFGPDPVVAELTLARFEEAMGGQVRMNCDACAYRRPFPGLEGRVGQALGRGHSHLAAEHRH
- a CDS encoding CbtA family protein, translated to MTRYLKLGAMAGATGGGALALFLFGVGERPLSEAIAREAAADAVTGHQEMFSRTVQVVGGMVGSVVYGALLGVVVGVVFAAVRHRLPFRDDWRRAVVLALTGFVTLALVPAVKYPANPPSVGDGVSVGRRTALYLILLACSVVASWSAWRLWRTLAARGVHEPRRAGLVASAYAAMIGVAIVGLPPTPDPNTAPAQLVWSFRVASLGGALVFWTVTGLTLGWLLVRREARPDAVRTAAGEAVHV